The DNA region CTCAGACAGTATGCGTGTAAACTCCACCAGATGTCTAATGAGGATATTCATTCAGTAAATGGAGACTTTTGCACCAAGTCTGTCATAAGTTGgcttattttctgtgttttggaaACCTTTTGGGATCGTCTTGGCTTTCAGGTTTCAGTGAGTAAGAAGCCTTTTAACAAAGAAGAACAGAATCAGTTCTGAAACAAGACAGCAAGTGTTTCTACCTGGTTACAAATTCGGGTTAAAGAGGAAGTTGTCCCTTTGTGGACGTCTTGGATCCCAGATTTCTTTCTTGACTGAGAAAGATTACCTGTAACGATCTTCCTTGGCGTCTCCACCTGAGCTTGTTCTCACCACATCACTCATGCCCAGTCAGTTTCTACAATGATGTTCTGCACCACCTTCCTATCCGCTCCGTCCGAGGAACTTAATTGTGAGGGcagtgggggaggaggagcagtagGAGGTGGAGGTTTGGGCCCAGGAGGCTGCCTTTCCTCTTTACACTGCCTGGTGCTCCCGCAGGACGAACTGTACCCGTCTGTCTCCGACCCGACCGCTCGGCTCTCCGTTTGCTCCAAAGAGCGAGCTCACAAGTTCAAAATGCTTCTCGATGTCAGCGTGACCACCTGCGGCGCTGGCAGAGATGGCGGCTGCATTTGGGACAGGGTGAGAAGGCGACGCAGTCGGTCAGCCTCGCCTTTGCCCAGCAAAACTCCCAAAAGTCCCTGTAGTGAGAGTGTTAAAGGTATGTGCTACAGCGGAGGCACTGGGAGGAGCTGTGGTAATTGAACTGACCCCTCATTGGTAATTGAATTCCATGTTCTTTGGCTGCATGTGTTTCGGTGGAGTCACTGTTAGTGTTCGCTCAATGTGACTGCTAGTTGGCACTTCACATCACCATGTGACATGACGTGGGTATGTATGGGTCACCCGGGTCAGTTTGAATTGAGTTTTATTCTTTACTTTTCGTCTTTGTAGTTTGAGATTAACATCTCCTGTTAAGTCAATGAAAGAATAGCCATTCACATAGCTGGCAGTTTGAGTGAATGATTGATGGAGGAGGCATGCACCATCTGCAAAAGTGAACTCACTTGAATAAATGGAATGAATTAGAGCTGAGAACGAATGTGGTCCATTTGTCACCAAACTGTCAGAAGAAgtttaaaacagatttaaacCTCTATGTCTCAAAGATGTCGTAAGCTTTGGTGGTTGGATGTGTGGTTTAGTGTCAGTTTTCAGTCTTAACCAATTCTCTCATGTAGTTCCCACATATTTTAAGCTGTTTTCACACCCGCACACCCAAATAAATCTCTCTGTGCCAAACCCAGTCTGTAATAGGCATTAAATACTGGCCCTGAAAAGCCCCATGCTTGAATTTCTCAAGGTCATTTTTTTGCTAAATGAAACGGTTAAGATGTGAGTGTTGTCACAGTTATGCCAGATATGTCATTTGTGGCCCTTTTTGGATGGAAGGAAGGCGAATGTATTGAGCATTTAAAAAGTTTTCATACTCCTTGAGATGCAGTTTCTACATTGTAATGAAACTGCTGTCCTGTGCTTTTCACATGCTGTGTTATTTAAGCCataactttattttttgttgttgttgttgttattgtcatttttaaggTCCGACGTTGCCCATGGCTACAGTCGACATCAAAAACCCAGAGATCAGCAATGTTCAGCGTTACCATAACAACTCTCAGGTGAACAACATTGTGCACTCCTCCTTCCccaagagggagaaaaagagcaaGGGGAAGAAGAAGCGGCTGACCAAGGCGGACATCGGCACACCGAGCAACTTCCAGTGAGTGACCGCGGGTGCACACGGGGTGGGGTTCATCCTACCGTGAGGGCTGTCTGTCTATATGTGGCGCTGTGTGGTTAAACAGAGCTAGACTGCTGCCGCTCAATATGATTATCTATCCTAATGAGATTTCATGTAGATCGAGAtacaaacacaggaaaaacatttGTAACTATGAGCTCAAAGCACAACATCACATGTCTGTAGGTCTTTGGGTTCATTGTAGACATGTTTCCTATATGACATATTGGCCTCGGAGTCTTATATCCTTCTTGTCCATATAAGTGCTGGTGAATCTGGGCGAGGAATTAATCCCAGCTGTCTTTATTCAGAATCCAGTCCTATACAGTGTGTACTATGATTGGTAAAGCATCTGTGCTGTGCTCTCAGGGATGGTCAGCGGCAGCTCGCGTAGATTTAATGAGTTACTGCAGGTTACGGGTGGGCCATCTGTGTTAAAGAAGCAGGGGTCATTTTAGATTTGACAGCAGTTTAATCGACCTTGGCATGTGTGTCTCACCTCTTTTTCTCATTGGTTTTTCTTTCATGTGATCGCTCTGTCTTCTCTCGCAGGCACATTGGGCATGTAGGATGGGATCCAAACACAGGCTTTGATGTAAGTGCAACACAAGAGTGGATATGCGTGATCGTGTCTGTGTCCCTGCACTTGTTGGAGGAATATTTGACCTTTAGATATTCTTAAAACTTGGCCCCTACTTTTATCTGTTTGTCAGTCAAACATCTCTCCTCCAGACAGATTTTTCAAATTTAATATCAGCTCCATAATATTAAGCCGAGCTGCACGGCCAAGTCATCAGGAGCGTTACACAAGGAGATTTTGGAGGGAAGGGAATCAACCTGCATCTGCATAATCCATGGACTCACTCCCAAAAAAAAGCGTCATCAGTAATTATTCTGGATGCTGGATGACGAGCATGAGATCATGCAGGTCAGAGGATTCTGTCAGTagatgaaaaagatgaaattCAGATGATTTGGTTTCATAAGTTTAATGCTTTCAAGGACTTAGATTGATTTGAATGGGTGACGTCAGGTGAGCGAAGCTTGCTCACCTCTCAAATCCTCGGGCTTAAAGCTGGAGCACAAATGACTGGATTCACAAATGAGGAAGGGATATATATCTCAGTCTTACCAGCTATATTTCTCTTTTCCGATCCTTACGTACATCCTGTAGAGGAAGTGCTTCGTAGAGATCCCACTTTTGAAGTAATAATCCATCCCCAAAACAGTGACCAGTTGTCATCAAAATTGTCAGAAATTAGTATCCAAAAATTCATCTGTAACTGCACCAGGATGTGTCATTTAGCAGAGCTAACCTGGAAACAGGATGTAGTGACAGTTAAATGAACGGTGTTCTGTTTATCTTCTCTGCTGGCAACAAAACACTATCtgaaaaacagaagcagctgaaggaggaacTGTCATTACAAATAAAAGCCCTACTGCTCTAAATTGTATTTAAATCTGGGTTAATGAGGACTATTTTCCTCCTGGGTGGCAGCCTTGTAGTGTTACCCCTtcaccagcaggtggcagcataATGGCTGACATCGTGGTCTCATTTTTAGACATCTTCACAAAGCAGAGTGATAGCAAAGTCTCATCCTCAGTCTTTCCTTGAGTGAACCAGTTGATATGTTTGAATAGATTTCTAATAGTCAGTGTGAAACTGGGTAATCCTCAAATGTCCCTTTTTAATCCTCAACACTTAACATGTCAGTCACATAATGTGTTACTGAGCTGCAAAGCTCATAAATACAGATTTAAAGCAGtgaaatcacatcacatcactaaCATATCGAGCACAAGATCATGCATGAGCAGGAATGTGCTCAGACATGAGCAGATATGAGAgcaaagctgctctgctgtagCTTTTAGTTATTGTGGAGAGGAGGCTGGTATTGTATTAAAATCAGAAGCCCATAATGAATCAGCTGATGATGATTTGAGTTTTTCACTGAGGAGGACACCAGTCTGATTAAATATACACgtctcatcttcctctgtttcctttctCCAGTTGAATAACTTGGACCCAGAGCTGAAGAacctgtttgatttgtgtggCATCTCAGAGGCTCAGCTGAAGGACAAGGAGACATCTAAGGTCATCTACGACTTCATTGAGAAGAAAGGAGGCGTGGAAGCTGTCAAAAATGAGCTACGGAGACAAGGTaagacagacacactgctgcgAATGCGCACAGTATGAGAGTTTTGGCACCAGGATGTAGAAAATGTCCAGTGAGACGGTTGTTAAACATGATCTATGCAGACGTTTTTGCAGCACGCTGATCATGTGGAACACATTTTAAAGCGTGATTGTCAATTTTAGACAATCTTAACTAGTGTGGTGGTTGTGTCCCCAGGTCCGCCCAGGTGGAGCGGTAGGTTTCTATGCATGACCTGAGCTCGTGACTGTGCATGTGAAGACTGTGATATAACCTAAGAAGTCAGTTATAACGCGTGCGGTTTCTGCAGTGACTGAAGTCAACtcagtgtttttgctgtgtTGTTTGTACTTGAGGTGGATGTTCTATCATTAGCTGACTCTGCAGCATTATGACGACAACTGGAGGCATTAAAAACGCAAGATTCTTGTACGAGGTTGCTTCATCGTGCTAGATATCTGTCATTATTATGATGCAATGATTTGTTTTCCTGATTAACTTCTGACTTTTAGACTCTTGCTCTCGTCCATCGAAACTATGCATATATTCTACTATAATTTTCAATAACAAGATTAACATCAGTTACATGTAAGAAGGCTGCCCCCAGTGGCTTGTTTATGTAACTGCATGATGCTTTTACACTAGCAAGAATCAGGAAACTGACATGCATTTTTGATGACATTATCAGACTATTACATTGATTAACTGTAACATTGTTTGATGataattttttgttgtttaacttCCACGTTAGTCAAACTTGTAAACTCTGACTCAGTCCATCATATTTAACCAGCAGCTAGACCAACGTAACAGGATGTTTCTAAATGAATACCTTCTTTTTACAAATTGGCAGTGggttttccatttgttttttttttagattttcagtttgactttcagAGCACATTTTCATCTCATCAGTATCAAATAAGATTAGGAAAAAATGTGGACCAATACTTGTTGATTTTTAAATGCGAGAATGTTGCCAGCAGTAGCTTCATTATATGATcaaggcttcttttttttaactcataagttttctgtttatctttccagctcctccaccccctccatccAGAGGAggccctccacccccacccccacaccacagctcagctcctcctccccctcctcctgccagGGGACGAGGTGCCccgccaccacctcctccctccagaGCTCCCATCTCTgcgccccctcctccccctccatcccGACCGGGCATGTCCGCTCCACCGCCTCCGCCGCCCAGCCGAGGCTCCCTCCCGCCTCCCCCTCCACCAGCCCATGCCTCAATTCCTGTGGCGcctcccccaccacctcctcccccctcaTCTTCAATGCCATCGAGTGCCGGTGGAccgcctcctccccctcctcctcccccacctcctggCCCCCCACCCCCTGCTCCCCCACTTCCTACGGAGGCTAACGGAGGGGACAGCAGTCACCCCTCATCCGGGAAGTCGGCGCTGCTGAGTCAGATCAGAGAAGGCACCCAGCTGAAGAAGGTGGAGCAGAAGGAGAGGCCGGTGTCCAGCACCGGCAGAGATGCACTTCTGGACCAAATCCGACAGGGAATCCAACTGAAAACGGTCAGCATTCGTTCATCACACACTTCTCCATCACCTCTCTATTAACTTGCATGCTGTGCTTTAACTATGCCTGCTTGTTCTTTACAGAGGGATGACAACTCCGATTCAACCCCTTCCGCCCCGGCCCCCTCGGCAGGCATCGTTGGGGCCCTGATGGAGGTGATGCAGAAACGGAGCAAGGCTATTCACTCTTCAGGTACAAactaacactgaaacacacctTCCCCGTGgaatttgtacattttgttgTTAGTACCGTCCAAAAGCAACTAACAATAGGTGCTGATACAGAGGGCTCTGGCAAAAAAGATGCAGGGTTCCACGTCAAAAAAGTTAAACGTGGCTCAGCTTATGCCGCTCTGCAATGGAGCATCGTTTACACATTCTGCACATTCCAGATAAAACTACTGTGCAGCTATTTGGTGTCTGATAAGCCTGTAAACTGGTGGATCTATGGCCTTTCTGCATCATAGTTTATGGTCTTACTTTTATATTAAACAGCATTGATTTGAGTATTTAAAGGCTGAACGCCAGTAAATGTGTTCATCTACCTGCAGAGGGCACTCACAGCTCCATTTGATAGAAAAACCAAATTTCAATCAAGTCACTGAATGACTGAGAGGCAGCTATGAGAGGATTTTGTGCAAGTGGTTCATTTCACAGTTCATCTGAGTGGGTCATAGGAACTGAAGTTATGTGCTTTGAGAAGTTAACcttgaaaaacacagcagttgcTTGACACCAGTCTCTCAGACTTTGCGTCATTTACTTGATGTCAGCTGACACACTGTTGACTTTCACTTCCTCACCAGTCTCAAACAACTgtatgatttcttttttttccccattttaaGCCTCAGGGGAGGaaactcttcttctcctcaaaaAAGCAGATCTTAAAATTGATTGAAGTTGAAGTTTTACTCTTCAGTGgagaaaaaatatacaaatgtgTGACATTTATGACGGCCGTGCTACCACAGAAACATACTAATGTTTTCTGGAAAAGGAAGaatgtttttttcagtctgtttttattgtttcatttcattgtaaGAACATGATTTGAGCTGTTTCAGAAGACTTGTGaatgtcttcctctcttccacAGATGACGaagatgacgacgatgatgatgaggactttgaagatgaagatgaatggGACGACTAGTGATatttttgtttcgttttttcctcccctccccgACCCCTGGATGATTCTGACACTAAAATTGTTCTTTCTAAAATGAGATCTTTAATTTCAAAattctaaatgtaaatgttctATCAATTTGCTGTATATTTTTGTTGCCTTTATGCTTTTTTTATTAATCTGTGCAATACCTCATTTAATCTGTAAATGTTTGTCGCTCTCATATCTTAGATTGTCTCCTTAtctcagtcttttctgtctctgtcgactccgtctctgtctcttgaTAGGAATATGTCACATGTCTCATTTTAACTCTGTGCGGGTTTTTCCATTTCTATgcatctccctctcctcctcccacgtTCCCCAACTCTTTGATGTCCATCACCTCCATCTGTCATTCAGCCATCCTTCATATCTGCTGCCTCCCATCAGCCCATCACACATGTTCCCGCCCCATCACTCTCCCGTGTTCCCACTCCCCAGACTGACATGTGCAATTTTACATCAAGTTGTCTCTTGAACCTTCGAgttgaatgttgttttttttttctttttttgtttttttttcttttggtcagTGATTGAAGGGGGAGGGCTTCCGAAATGAGTTTCCACAAATCCTTCATCAGTTGTGTCATCATTGTTCgtgaggaggggaaaaaaaaaattgaactATTTTCATACCCTATTGCTCTCTagtttatttttacttattcAAATGATCCTAGTTTAGCACTCATattttcttaaagaaaaaaaaggaaaatgctcTTTTTTGGAATATTTAGCTTCATTTGCTGTCGACTGTAAATTTGCTCCAGAGTTTGAGTCTTGTTATATTTTTGCACAGTTTGAAAGAGGAGACTCGCTGCATGAATACAGGACATTTTCAGGTCTGTATCATTATTGAACATACACATGCTTTAAGTAATGAGGCAGAATACACTTGGACATGAAGCATTTTAAGCCGTTAACCCACCACACTacaaacagtacagtacatgcataGAGGTAGCCCACAGCGTCATGGCTGGCTATCTTTTGTGAATTTTAgttcttttttatttgtcacactgCAGATTCAATtcagattgtttttctttttatcctttttttacAGTAGCAAGCAGAGTATTAATACAGTAAATGCCTGTTTGTTGGAGTCAGGTCATTCATGTAAAGCTTGAGGAATAAAGACATTTTAGTTTTACACACCTGATGCTTATAATGGGTCCATATGCTAAGTTACTGTACAGAAACAGTGGGGCTAAAGTAGTGTTCCTCCTGTTGTAGACACTAAGTGCTGACACAGTATAGAGAGAAACACTAGATTCATGGCATTATTCAAACAAGTATC from Chaetodon trifascialis isolate fChaTrf1 chromosome 22, fChaTrf1.hap1, whole genome shotgun sequence includes:
- the waslb gene encoding WASP like actin nucleation promoting factor b isoform X3, giving the protein MMFCTTFLSAPSEELNCEGSGGGGAVGGGGLGPGGCLSSLHCLVLPQDELYPSVSDPTARLSVCSKERAHKFKMLLDVSVTTCGAGRDGGCIWDRVRRRRSRSASPLPSKTPKSPCSESVKGPTLPMATVDIKNPEISNVQRYHNNSQVNNIVHSSFPKREKKSKGKKKRLTKADIGTPSNFQHIGHVGWDPNTGFDLNNLDPELKNLFDLCGISEAQLKDKETSKVIYDFIEKKGGVEAVKNELRRQAPPPPPSRGGPPPPPPHHSSAPPPPPPARGRGAPPPPPPSRAPISAPPPPPPSRPGMSAPPPPPPSRGSLPPPPPPAHASIPVAPPPPPPPPSSSMPSSAGGPPPPPPPPPPPGPPPPAPPLPTEANGGDSSHPSSGKSALLSQIREGTQLKKVEQKERPVSSTGRDALLDQIRQGIQLKTRDDNSDSTPSAPAPSAGIVGALMEVMQKRSKAIHSSDDEDDDDDDEDFEDEDEWDD
- the waslb gene encoding WASP like actin nucleation promoting factor b isoform X2 encodes the protein MSGHPPQRRQTNVGSILLTPQENESLFNYLGRKCITLSSAVVQVFTADRNSSWNKRCCGVACLVKDNPQRSYFIRVFDIRDGKMTFEQELYNNFAIFLPKPYFMTFAGDACQVGLNFASEEETKRFRGHVGELLGRRQRKTGPTLPMATVDIKNPEISNVQRYHNNSQVNNIVHSSFPKREKKSKGKKKRLTKADIGTPSNFQHIGHVGWDPNTGFDLNNLDPELKNLFDLCGISEAQLKDKETSKVIYDFIEKKGGVEAVKNELRRQAPPPPPSRGGPPPPPPHHSSAPPPPPPARGRGAPPPPPPSRAPISAPPPPPPSRPGMSAPPPPPPSRGSLPPPPPPAHASIPVAPPPPPPPPSSSMPSSAGGPPPPPPPPPPPGPPPPAPPLPTEANGGDSSHPSSGKSALLSQIREGTQLKKVEQKERPVSSTGRDALLDQIRQGIQLKTRDDNSDSTPSAPAPSAGIVGALMEVMQKRSKAIHSSDDEDDDDDDEDFEDEDEWDD
- the waslb gene encoding WASP like actin nucleation promoting factor b isoform X1 — encoded protein: MSGHPPQRRQTNVGSILLTPQENESLFNYLGRKCITLSSAVVQVFTADRNSSWNKRCCGVACLVKDNPQRSYFIRVFDIRDGKMTFEQELYNNFAIFLPKPYFMTFAGDACQVGLNFASEEETKRFRGHVGELLGRRQRKTEKRRDPPNGPTLPMATVDIKNPEISNVQRYHNNSQVNNIVHSSFPKREKKSKGKKKRLTKADIGTPSNFQHIGHVGWDPNTGFDLNNLDPELKNLFDLCGISEAQLKDKETSKVIYDFIEKKGGVEAVKNELRRQAPPPPPSRGGPPPPPPHHSSAPPPPPPARGRGAPPPPPPSRAPISAPPPPPPSRPGMSAPPPPPPSRGSLPPPPPPAHASIPVAPPPPPPPPSSSMPSSAGGPPPPPPPPPPPGPPPPAPPLPTEANGGDSSHPSSGKSALLSQIREGTQLKKVEQKERPVSSTGRDALLDQIRQGIQLKTRDDNSDSTPSAPAPSAGIVGALMEVMQKRSKAIHSSDDEDDDDDDEDFEDEDEWDD